The following DNA comes from Bryobacteraceae bacterium.
CTCCCCACGCTCCTCAAAGAAGCCGAAGCCCCCACCCCCGTCCTCCTGATCGATGGCTGGGATGAACTCGGAGGACTCGGCAAGAAGTTACGCCGTCACCTCGACGCCTTCGCCAAACAGTTCCCGCGAGCAAAGCTCATCGCCACCAGCCGCCCATACGGAGAAGACAAGCCCGACGAAGCCTCCCGCTTCGAGCACCTCCAGGTCCAACCGCTGGCCGACGCCGAGATGGACACCCTCGCCGACCGCGCGTACGCCCTCTGGTTCCCCAATGACGCGACGCAGGCCGCCGAACACGCCGCCTCCCTCAAGTCGGCGCTAGCCGCCTCGCCCGACGCCCGAGCCCTCGCTCGCACCCCGCTGACCCTCACCATGATGGTCCTGATCAGCCGCAGCCGCCCCCTCCCGGACCGTCGCCACGAACTCTACCGCGCCTGGATCGAAACGTTCCTCAACGCCCTTCCGAAACGCCAGGAGTCCCAGGGCGTCCGCCTCTGCGATCAAGAGTGGCGGCCCGACGACCCCGCCGAGCGCTTCCGAGCCGTCCGCGCCCTCGCCTTTCGCTTCCAATCCCAGACACGCCGGGCCGGCCGCGCCGTTTCCGCCTCTCGCGCCGAGGTCGTCAGAGACCTCCCATGGGAAAAGGAGAAGAACGACCGTTTCGTCACGTGGCTGATCGCTCGGGCCGGTCTCCTCACCGACACCGCCAACGATCGCCTCGGGTTTGTCCACCTGAGCATCCAGGAGTATCTCGCAGCCCGAGAGATCGCCGAAAATCGTCAACCAGCAGAACTTCCGTACACAGTTACAGACCTCGCGAGGAACTCGACGTGGTGGGAGACGCTCCGCCTCTGCGCCGCCCACGTCTGGGATACCAACCCGGAACACTGGAAGCCAGTGCTTGAGAGGCTCGTCGGTTTCGATGAACGAATCGCCCTCGCTGGAATGATGCACGCTGATGGCGTCGGCGACGAAGCGACCCTCGCCTCGTGGGTAGGACAACTCGCCCCGGCAGTTCGTTCGGCCGTGTCGCCCCCGCTGGAAATACTCGCCGCCGCTTGGAGAGCGTCCCGCCAGGAAAGCCGCAGGACGAAACTAGCTGAAGATATGAACCGGTACTTTGCCAGAGACAACTGGTTCGTTTGGAACCGCATCCATCACTGGGCTGATGCGAGCACGACTCCTTTTGATCCTCCACCTTTCCCGGCCGTCATGCTTCGCGCCGGGTTCGGGCACGGCCCGCTAGAGGAACGCGCGATCGCCTGCGGTCGCGTCTGGACCGCAGGCGACCCGATTTGGCCTCGCAAGCCGCAGTCTCTGGCCCTTCTTCAGGTGTGGCCTTCGCAGCGCAGACTCGCCGGGATGCGCCTGGAGACGGCGGCTACCCTTTCGATCCGAGTGGAAGACCTCCAGAAGCCCGTTCGCGCTGCCCTCAAGCCTTGGAAGCGCGGTAGCGGTCTCGACAACTCGGCCCGCAACTTGGCTAGCGTCTGGGTTCACGACGTGGCTCGCGACTTTGCTCGCGATTTGGCTCGCGGCTGGGCTCGCGACTGGGCTTGCGGCTGGGCATCCGGCTGGGCTCACGACGTGGCACACGACTCGGCTCACGACTTGGTTCGAGACAAAGCCCGTGACTGGGCTCGCGGGAGGGCTCGCGGCTTGGCCCACGGCCTAGCCCGCGACTGGGCTCTCGACCGGACGCTCCCCGACCATCTCGACTTCGTCAGCATCGAAGCCCACCATTTCTCCCGCGCGGCCGCGAGGGCGTTGATTGCGCACGGCGAAACAGACACCCCCGAAGGCCACCTCCTCCAAGCCGCCTGCCGCCTCTCCCTCCACCCCAACTCCGACCCCCGCCCCCTAGCCCAACTCCTAGCCACCTACACCGGCGACCCCCTCTGGCCCGCCCTGGCCCGCCACCTCACCCGCCAGTCCACTGACGACGACCGCCAGCTCCTCATCCACCTCGCCCAACACCCCGAAGAACGCGACCCCCCGCTCCGCTGGGGACTCCAGTACTTCATCCGCGGCGACATCATGCACCCCGACGGAACCGTCACCCTCCTCGACGACGTCAGCCGCGAGTTCGGCTTCGAGCCCCTCCCCTACCTCGACGAAATGCCGCCCGAGCTCGAAATCTGAAATCCGCCCAACCCCAACGCCCGCCGCCACTTCCGCCCGCCCCGCCCCCTCCCGGGTTTGCACGCCCCGCCGCCCTCCGTGCTCCGATAGCGCCGCGGGCAGGTTTCAAACCTGCGGCGGGCATCAACCCGCCATCTCCAACAGAAGGGAACGAACCAAACGATGTCCAACCGAATCAACAACATCGTCCAAAATCGGAACCCAATCCGAACCCGAAACGATGTATCATAAGGCACCATGAATCGCCGAACCGTACTCTCCGCCGGCGCACTCACCGCGCTCTCCTACCGCCGCGTCCTCGGCGCCAACGACCGCATCCAAATCGGCCTCATCGGCTGCGGCGGCCGCGGCATCAACGCCCTCCTCAAGGGCGCCATCCAGTTCCGCGAACAGACCAACGTCGACTTCCCCGCCGTGTGCGACATCTGGCGCCAGCACGCCGAAGAAGCGGCCGAAGTCGTCCGCGCAGCCACCTCCGCCGACCCCAAGCAGGTCAAGGACTACCGCGCCGTCCTGTCCGACTCCGCCATCGACGCCGTCCTCATCGCCACGCCCGATCACCAGCACGCCATCATGCTCACCGACGCCGTCCGCGCCGGCAAGGACGCCTACTGCGAAAAGCCCCTCGCCATGGATATGAAGGAGCTCAATACCTGCGTCGACACGGTCAAGAAGTCGGACCGCATCGTCCAGATGGGCACGCAAATCCGCAGCCTCCCCAGTTCCATGGCCGCCCGAAAGTGGATCATGGACGGCAACCTCGGCCAGGTTTTCAAGATCGAGCAGGAGCGCAACGGCGTCCGCCCCTACTGGCTCCAGCGCGGCGAACGCCAGATCGCCGAAGCCGATACCGACTGGCGCGCCTTCCTCTTCCAGCGCAAGAACCGCTCCTTCGACTCCCAGACTTACACCGGCTGGTACGGCCATCGCGATTTCTCACGCGGACCCCACGCCAACCTCATGGTCCACTTCATCGACCTTGTCCACCACATCACCGGCGACGACACCCCGCGCCGCTGCGTTACCCTCGGCGGGAGTTTCCGCTTTAACGATAACTACGACGCGCCGGATTCAGTCGAGACGATCCTTGAGTACGAGAAGTTCCTCGTCCGCTACTCCACCGCGTTCGGAACCGGCGCCGGTAACTATCTCAAGTTCTTCGGGCCGCGCGGCACGCTCGACGCGTCCAACTGGTCCGGAAAGCCGTTCACCGTTTCCGGCGAGCGGGCCGAACAGCCGGCGCCCGAAGGCACGGTGATCCCGGAGATGGAGTCGGACCCGCACATGCTCAACTGGCTCAAGTGTCTTCGCACCCGTCAGCAGCCGAACGCTCCCATTGAGGCGGGCTACAGTCACTCGGTAGCCGTGATCCTGTCGGACGAAGCGCTCATCCGTGGACGCCGCATGGTGCATGACCCCGTCCGCCGCACGATCAAGGAAGGCTAAGTCCACAATGCGAAAGTTACTCATGGCCGCGGGCCTCGCTGTCGCCGCCGGGCTCGCCTTCCAGGCCCAGCGCAAGCCGGCCGTCCCCGCCGACCCGCTCCTCGCCGGCTTCGCGCGCACCACCGTCGCCTCCGTCTCCGACGCTGTTGATCAGATCACCGGCCAGCGCGGCTACATGAATCACGACATGCAGGCCCGCGTCGCCGGCCGCGTCGTCGGCCGCGCCACCACCGCGCTGCTCCGTCCCGCCACGCCGGAACAATCCACCCCGGCCACCGCTATCAAACACGCCGTCGAGATGATCGATAACGCCCAGCCCGGCCAGGTCGGCGTGATCGTCGTTGAAGACGGCATCGACATGACCGGACTCGGCGGACTCATGGCCACCGCTGCCTCCGCCCGCGGCATGGCTGGCATGGTCATCGACGGCTCCATTCGCGACGTCGGCGAGATCCGCTCCCTCGGCCTTCCCGTGTACGCCCGCGGACTCATCCCCGCCACCGCTGTCGGACGCTACCTGAGCGTCTCGCGTGACGAGCCGGTCACCTGCGCCGGAGTCGCCGTGAAGCCCGGCGACATCATCGTCGGCGGAGAAGACGGCGTCGTCGTCGTGCCCGCCGCGCGCGCCCGGGAAGTGCTCGCCAAGGCCCGCGAAATCGACGAGAAGGAATCGAAGATGGCGCCGTTCATCCAGAGGTTCCGGTCTCTCACCAAAGCGATAGAATCGTTCAACCGGATATGATCACGCGACGCCACTTCCTCCCCGCGCTCGCCGCGCCCGCCTTCGCGCAGAACCGTGCCTCCCAGAACAATGGCGCGAAGCCGAACGTGCTGATGATCGCCGTCGACGACCTCAATGACTGGGTCGGCTGCCTCGGCGGCCATCCCGATGCGCGCACGCCGAATCTCGACCGCCTCGCCGCCAAGAGCGTGCTCTTCACCAACGCGCACTGCGCCGCGCCGCTGTGCAACCCCTCGCGCGCCGCCATCATGACCGGAATTCGCCCGTCCACCTCCGGCGTCTACGACAACAATCAGCCGATGCGAAAATCGCCCGTGCTGAAAGACGCCGTCACCCTCACGCAGCACTTCCGCGCCGGAGGCTACCGCGTCATCGGCGGCGGCAAGATTTACCATGGCGCGTATCCCGATCCGCCAAGCTGGGACGCTTACTTTCCTTCGCAGACCAAGAACAAGCCGAACGATCCGCTGCCGGCGAAGTTACCTGCCAATGGCATCCCGAAAACCGGCCACTTCGATTGGGGTCCGGTCAGTGAGCCCGACGCGAAGATGGGCGACTACCAGGTGGTCGATTGGGCGCTCTCCGAGTTCGCGAAGAAGCAGTCGCAGCCTCTCTTCCTCGCCTGCGGCCTCTTCCGTCCGCACCTGCCCTGGCACGTCCCCGCCAAGTACTTCGACCTGTTTCCCAAAGAGAAGATCGCACTCCCCCGCGTGAAGCAGGACGACCTCGACGACATCCCGCCCATCGGCATCAAATTCGCCAAGCCCAACGGCGACCACAAGAGCGTCGTCGAACACAACCAGTACCGCGAAGCCGTGCAGGGTTATCTCGCCTCGATCGCCTTCATGGACGCGCAGCTCGGCCGCCTCCTCGACGGCTTCGCGAAAAGTCCCCTCGCGCAAAATACCATCGTCGCCCTCTGGAGCGATCATGGCTGGCACTTAGGGGAAAAGTTACACTGGCGCAAGTTCACTCTCTGGGAAGAAGCCACCCGCAACGTCTTCATGATGAACGTTCCCGGCCTCACTCAGCCGGGCCGCTGCCATCGCCCCGTGAGCATGATGGATCTCTACCCCACGCTCACCGATCTCTGCGGACTTCCCGCCCGGAAGGAACTCGAAGGCGTCACGCTCCGGCCACTGCTCCGCAATCCCCAGGCGGACCGCGCCATTCCCGCCGTCACCACCTACTTCCGCAACAACCACTCCGTCCGCGACGAGCGCTGGCGCTACGTCCACTACACCGACGGCGGCGAAGAGCTGTACGACCACAGCGCCGATCCGCAGGAGTGGACCAACCTGGCCCAACGCAGCGAGTATACGGCCGTGAAGAACGATCTGGCGCGCTGGCTGCCTGAAGTGAACGCCGTCGAATCCGTGCACGAACGCAACGGCGGCGAGTAGCCGGTCAGGCTTCGGAGACGTCGCCCGCCGGCGGCGCTGCCAGCCGGTGCACCACCGCCGCCATTGCCACGAACGCGCCGTAGGTCAGCCACGGTTCCCACCCGCCGCGCGCGAGCGAAAGCGCCTTCAGGATCGCCACCGCCACTCCCGTCCAGGTGATCAGCAGGAACGCCCGCCAGACGAACGCTTCCGACCGCCGCGCCGAGGCGACCGCCCACGCCATCACGACGCTCGTCAGCAAGCCGGCCACGCGCACCGGCCCGATCGCCGCGCCTTCGCCGTATAAGTCATCGACGAAGGCCATATAAGTCGTCGTCAGCGCCAACTGCAGCGCCACCCCCGGCCGGTTGCTCACCGCCCACAGCGCCACCGCGCCTAGCGCGAGATAGGCGAAGCGAAGCGGGACCAGAGGATCTGCGAAGTACAACGCCGCCGCCGCGGCCACGCCGATCGCCACTTCCTTCCACAACCCGTCGTCCTGGGGACCGCCCCGGCCCCCCGGACGAACGGCCTGCGCCGCCCATGCCAGCCCCACGCCGAACAGGAACCCGAACGTGAACTCCATCCCCTTCCACCAATCGAGCCGCGGGACCCCGGAGTAATTGCGGCCCCAGTGCTGCACCAGTCCGCCGAGCCCGAATCCGAGTCCGCCGAACAGGAATCCGGCCGCCGCGAACCGCCAGCGCCACAGGTACACACACGCGGCGAGGCCCGCCAGCAGAAACCCGCACCACACCTCCTCGCGCGGCCGGTCCACCGGATTCGAGAAGTAGATCCACTTGGGATTGTTGACGAGCTTCCAGCCGATGGTGGTGGCGGCGATCAGGATTCCCGCGAGCCCGGCCGTTTTCGCGGGAGTGGGTCCTTCCAGGCCGTACTCGAGGAGCGCGCCGCCCACCAGACCCCAGATCGCGCCTTTGAGCGAGAGCCCGAAAATGCCCCACCACATCGTCGCCGGCGCCATCGCGTAACCGACGGTTTGGCCGTAGGTCATCTCGCCGCCAATACCGATGCCCACCGCGCCGAACGCCGCAGCCACCGTCGCGCGGTCGCCGCCAATGCCGTGAAAATGACAGATCAGCAGGGTCACCATCGCGCCCGGGATCATGGCGCCGAACGGCCCGCCGCCGATGAAGCCGCGCATGCCCCAGCCGAGCGACATCGCTACACCGCAAAGCAGAATCGTGCGAACGCGCGGGGACATCTCAAGAGGATATCGCGGCGCGGTCAGTCCATTCGGCGATACCGCCGGATGTCGTCCCCGGTCACCGGCTGCGCGCGGACGATCAACGGCGGCCGGACTTGCGTCACCTCGCCGAGCAAATCGCCAATCGCACGCTGCCGGTACTGGAAAATCTCGATCAACTGATCCCCGATCTTCCACGAGTGCGCCAGCCACCCGAGTGGACCGAACGGCAGCACGTAGCGCACCTCGTCGGCCACCACCGTGCCGTCAGTGTCTTCAGTGAACGAGTGCAGGTGGCGCCAGAGAACGTAGGGTCCGCGATCCTGGAAATCGATGAACCGGTGAGGCGGTTCGTAGTCGGTGATGAGCGTGCTCCAGGCCACTGGCAGGCCCAGCCAGCGAATCCGGTAATCGATCCGCGCGCCGCGCCGCATCACGATCTCCTCGGCCGTGGTGATCCGGAAATTGAGCCAGGGCGGCGTGATCCGAGCGAGGTTGCGCGGGTCTTCGAAGACGGCGAAGGCCTCGGCGAGAGAGCGGCGGGTCTTCAACTCGCAGCGCAGCAGGTAGGAGCGCACCAGTCAATGATAGCGGCGGAATCCCTGTCCTGCTCACGCGCCGGCGCAAGTTCTCATAAACTGTTAGGTAACGGTACGAAATCGCCGATCTTTCGGGGGTGACGATGGGGACTGGCGGAAAAATCTGGATCGCCCTGGCCATGGCAGGGCTGCTTGACGCGCAGGGGGTGATCACCACCGTCGCCGGAACGGACTGGATCTTCCCGCGGTCCACCATGCCGGCAATCGATGCGCCCCTCGGCCTTCCCACCGGGCTCGCAATCGATCCGGACGGCAGTCTCCTCGTCCTCGATTCGTTCAACCAGATGGTGCTGCGCATCACGCGCGATGGCGTCGCCACGGTGATCGCGGGCAACGGACTGGGCGGCTACTCGGGCGACCTCGGTCCGGCCACGCGCGCATCGATGCTCTATCCCAACGCCTTCGCCGTCGACGCCGCCGGCAATCTCTACGTCGCCGACACCGAAGGCCGTTCCATCCGCGCCGTCACACGCGAGGGAATCATCGGATTGATCTCCGGCGGCGGCGATGCCGTTCCGGCCGATGGCGTCCGCGCCGCCGACGCGCAGTTCTTGAACATCACCTCGCTCGCCATCCTCCCCAACGGAGATCTCGCGGTGGCCGACGACCGTCTCAACCGCATCTTCCGCATCGGCGGTGACGGCATCCTGCGACTCGTGGCAGGCACCGGGCGATGCGAATCGGCGGGCGATGGCGGTCCGGGGCGCGGCGCCTCCGTTTGCGAACCGGACGATCTCGCCGCCGACGCCCAGGGCAATCTCTATTTCATCGATGTCGTCGCGCGGTTCGAAGGCATTCGCCGCGTGCGGCGAATCGCTCCGGACGGCACGATCGCCGCCTACGCCGGCAACGGAACGTCCGGCCGCGTGCTCGGCGGCCGCCCGGCGACGGATACGCCGCTGCAGCCGACCACGGTGGCCGTTCATCCGAAGGGCGGCATCGTCATCGCCTCGGCGGTGATCACGGCGGAAACCAACCGCGCCACGACGGACCTGGCGCGCGTCGACGCCGACGGCCGCATCGAGCTGTTCCCATCCGCCGACCTCGCCGACATTCTGCTCACGAAGCTCGCCGTCGACGGCGAGGGCTTCGTCTACGCGGCCACTGCGCTGCCCACGCGCCTGTTCCGCGTCTCGCCCGATGGTTCCGTTGAGCACATCGCCGGCAACGAGCGGTTCCGTTTCGGCGGCGACGGCGGTCCGGCGGCGCTGGCGCTGATCAACGCGCCGATGGGCCTTTCGCGCGATCGCGACGGCAACCTGTTCATCGCCGAAGCCGGCGACGGGCGAATCCGGAAAATCACGCCCGATGGGATCATCACGACCGTAGCCGGCAGCGGCCGCCTTCAGGTGGAGGCGCCGAAGCCGGGCACCAAGGCCACCGAGAATCCGCTGCTGCAGCCGTTCCTCAGCACGGTCGGTCCGGATGGCCGCTACTACTTCACCACCTCGTTCGGCATCCACCGCCTGAACGACGACGGCAGCCAGACCGCCGAGCCGTATCCCGCGCCCGGGCCCGGCGGCATCGCCTTCGACGCGTCCGGGAACCTGCTCTACGCCGATCGCGGACGCAACTTCATGTTCCGAGCCAGGAACGGCGCGCCAAATTCGTTGTTCGCCTTCGACGCACTGGTGGCAGGCGTCGGACGGGCTTCCTCGAACGGCGACGGCGGTCCGGCGACAGCGGCCGGTTTGAACGCGCCCGCCGATATCGCCATCGATCCGGCCGGCAACATCTACGTGAGCGAAAGCGCCGGCCATCGGGTGCGGCGGATCGACCCTGCCGGCGTGATCACGACGTTCGCGGGCAACGGCGAAGCGAGCGACCAGCCGATCCCTTCCGGACCGCGCCCGGCCACCTCTATTTCGCTCACCCAGCCCACCGGTCTCGCGTTCGATAACAACGGCGACCTGCTCGTCAGGAGCGTCGGGCACATGAGCCGCGTGACGCGTTCCGGACAACTCGAAGTGATCGCCGGCGTGGGCCCGAGCGCCGTCGGCAGCGTCATCTTCGGGGACGGCGGCCTGGCGACCGAGGCCGCGCTCGGCCCTTACGGCGACATCGCCACCGACGAGCTGGGCAACATCTACCTCACCGAGGTGGAGAACCACCGGGTGAGAAAGATCCTTTCTGAGGCGCCCGCGTTTCGCGTCTCTACCGATTCGCTGACCTTCGCCGGAGCTTCCGCCGGCGCGCCGTCTCCGGCGCAGACGCTCGTGGCGACGGGCGACATTCCGGGGCTCGGCTTTGCGATCGCTGCGCGCACGGCCGACGGGGTCGAATGGCTGCGCGTGAATGCGTCCGCCGGCGCCACGCCGCTGCTCGTGCAGGTCACCGCGGACCCGGCGAAGCTCGCGCCGGGCGTCTACACCGGGACCATCGAGTTCACCGTCCCGCTCGGACGGCCGAAAGTTTTCCCGGTGGCGGTGCGATTCGAAGTCGGAGCGGCGCTCGAGCCGAACCTGCAGGTGGACAAGCGCTCGGTCACGTTCACGTATCCGAAGACGGCCGCCACGCGCTCGCAGAACCTGCTGCTGACGAATGCCGGGAGCGGCGAAATCGCCGTCGAGGTTGCAACGCCGGAGGGCGCCTTCCTGCGCGTGTCACCGCCGGTGGGCACGGTGACGCCGGGGCAGCCACTACAGTTGACCGTATCGGCCGACCCCGCCGGGCGGCGTCCCGGACTCTACGAGAGCGTGGTGACGATCCACGGGGCCGGAGCCACGCGGCAAGTGCCCGTGACGATGACCATCGGCGATCGCGAACACGCGATCCAGCTTTCGCAATCCGGCCTTTCCTTCCAGGCCGTGGCAGGCGGCGGCGCCGTGCCGACGCAGGCGTTTGGCATTCTGAATGCTGGTAACGGCGCGATGCCGTGGCGCATCTCCACTTCGACGCTCGCCGGCGGCGCCGAATGGCTCGCCGTTTCGCGGCAGAACGGCGCCACCGAGGCCGCGGCGGGCTCCGTTCCCACGGTGGACGTGCGGATCGATCAGGCCGGTCTCGCGCCGGGCGTCTATCACGGGCTCGTGCAAGTGGAATCGGACGACGCAGCCAACTCGCCGCAAGTGCTGCCGGTGTTTCTCGAAGTGCTGCCGGCCGACGCGCGTCCGGCGAGCATCGTGCAGCCCGGCGAGTTGACGTTCACGGGTGAGGCCGGCGAGGCGATCGGCTCACAGGAGTTGACCGTGTTCAACCTCACGCGAGACGCGGTGGCCTTCGGCTCGTCCGCGTCGCTGTTCGCGCCCAACCAGCCGCTGCAGTACGCGCCGATCGATTCGAACGTCGCGCCGAGTGAGCCGCAGCGCGTGGTGCTGCAGCCGCAGGCGCACCAACTCCCTCCCGGCGCCTACCGCAGCGATCTCTCGTTCCAGTTCGCCGACGGCGTGGTGCGCCGGGTGGCGGTAAACGTGGTGATTCGCCCGCCGTCGTCGGCCGCTTCGAAAGACGGTGCGCGCGCCGCAGATGGCTGCTCGGCCAAACGGCTGATCCCTTCGCTGCGCTCGCTGGGGCAGGCGTCGAGCGTTCCGGCGGGATGGCCGGCCGGGGTGGTGGTGGACGTGACCGACGACTGCGGAACACCGATGCTCGAAGGGACGGTGACGCTCGCGCTTTCGAACGGCGATCCGCCCGTGGCGCTCGAATCGCTGCGGGACGGACGCTGGCACGGTACGTGGACGACGCGCAGCGGGCGGCCGGGTCCGGTTACCGTGCGCGTGGTTGCGGAGAACAACGCGTCGCAGTTACGCGGGGAGCAGGAGTCGGCGGCGGATCTGCGAGCGGCTGAGCAATCGCCGTCGCTGGTTGAGGAAGGGATCGTGAACGCGCCGCTCGCTCCGGGCGGGTTGTTGACGCTGTCCGGGGCGGGATTCACGGTGAACCAGTCGCTCACAGCGGCGCCGGGAGAGGGGCTTCCGGACCGGTTGGGCGAAACCGAAGTGATCATCACCGGCCGGCGCGCGCCGCTGTTCTCTGCGGGCGAGGATCGCATCCAGGCGATCGTGCCGCTGACGGTGAATCCAAATACGCGGCACCAGGTCCTGGTGCGTCGCGGGGCGACGTATTCGCGAGCCGTGCAGGTGAACGTCGCGGCGGCGCGGCCGGCGATCGTGCTGAACCCGGATGGCGGGCCGAACCGGGCGTTGGCGCGCATCGTGCGGGAAGGGTCCGAGCCATTCTTCAATACGGCGGCGGCTCCGGCTCGCGCCGGCGATCGCGTAATGCTTGTGTGTACGGGGCTGGGCGCGGTGGACGATCCGGGGTTCGCCGCGGGCAGGCCGGCCGGGGCCGAGCCGTCGAAGGTGGTATCGCCGGTTGCGGTGAGGGTGGGCGGAGCGACCGCCGAAGTGGCCGCGGCGACCCTCGATCCGGGTGAGATCGGCCGGTACCTGGTGACGTTCATCGTTCCCAACGACGTCGCTGTGGCGGACGATGTGGAGCTGGTCGTGGAGGCGGAGGGGCAGACCAGCGCGGCGGCAGCCCTGGCTGTTCGCTAGCCGAGAGTGGGTTTCTTGCAGACGGCCACCGAAGAACGCAGGCGAGCACCGACAGGTGGTCAGCGCCGGAGCTCGGCTTGCTGGGCTCGTGTGAACCGGCAGCGCGCCGGCGCCGGAGCCGGCGTGGAGTCGGTCTTCGACAGGTTGATCCGCGCATCGTACAGGCACGGGTCGATGTCGAGCGCCTTCCGAAAGTCCGCGATGGCGTGGTCCCGCAGGCCGAGCGCCTCGAGCGCCACGCCCCGGTTGTTCAATGCGAGCGCGTCGCCGGGATTGGCCGCCACCGCCCGG
Coding sequences within:
- a CDS encoding Gfo/Idh/MocA family oxidoreductase, encoding MNRRTVLSAGALTALSYRRVLGANDRIQIGLIGCGGRGINALLKGAIQFREQTNVDFPAVCDIWRQHAEEAAEVVRAATSADPKQVKDYRAVLSDSAIDAVLIATPDHQHAIMLTDAVRAGKDAYCEKPLAMDMKELNTCVDTVKKSDRIVQMGTQIRSLPSSMAARKWIMDGNLGQVFKIEQERNGVRPYWLQRGERQIAEADTDWRAFLFQRKNRSFDSQTYTGWYGHRDFSRGPHANLMVHFIDLVHHITGDDTPRRCVTLGGSFRFNDNYDAPDSVETILEYEKFLVRYSTAFGTGAGNYLKFFGPRGTLDASNWSGKPFTVSGERAEQPAPEGTVIPEMESDPHMLNWLKCLRTRQQPNAPIEAGYSHSVAVILSDEALIRGRRMVHDPVRRTIKEG
- a CDS encoding NACHT domain-containing protein produces the protein MTTITFYSYKGGVGRTLALANIARYLSARGKRVVALDLDFEAPGLPHKLLRHHPDLRKNIKAGAVDLIKHFLDHRDLPPSLGPYAVPVPVQAGKRAPLTLIPAGNSLDPAYWKRLTYIVWPDLLYTPDANGEYPGLPLLLDIRNRIRDEFTPDYLLIDARTGITDLGSLAISILTDKIVALFVNNEESLEGTRLVLRGVRKAPRIPDTATVEIIPVLTRIPQAKQETEIVAEALAFLNQPIDDLEARLEFPRLHVLHSDRDLELKEDLRIDALSADSPLRREYLRLCTRLFGPERPLKIAIASSEDPDATLLAAEVATYLGHSIVDANADLHVAFAWTKVPAQLPTPLRLLINDAPPPLKSAAEAQAYAKLKALQENPPAGVVCTSYLGKVALRQALELAFEFIPTTTADNAPLARYRARLASFRADWDLSGVGVAQAFAQGETLAGRLEEIYIPLRFHPTADPDKPEQGEPLTPEDLLARERSLLISGPAGAGKTTWTRYTFLKLLADERALPLLLELRRYAAESPEADLPIVDYLAQWAELDLPTLLKEAEAPTPVLLIDGWDELGGLGKKLRRHLDAFAKQFPRAKLIATSRPYGEDKPDEASRFEHLQVQPLADAEMDTLADRAYALWFPNDATQAAEHAASLKSALAASPDARALARTPLTLTMMVLISRSRPLPDRRHELYRAWIETFLNALPKRQESQGVRLCDQEWRPDDPAERFRAVRALAFRFQSQTRRAGRAVSASRAEVVRDLPWEKEKNDRFVTWLIARAGLLTDTANDRLGFVHLSIQEYLAAREIAENRQPAELPYTVTDLARNSTWWETLRLCAAHVWDTNPEHWKPVLERLVGFDERIALAGMMHADGVGDEATLASWVGQLAPAVRSAVSPPLEILAAAWRASRQESRRTKLAEDMNRYFARDNWFVWNRIHHWADASTTPFDPPPFPAVMLRAGFGHGPLEERAIACGRVWTAGDPIWPRKPQSLALLQVWPSQRRLAGMRLETAATLSIRVEDLQKPVRAALKPWKRGSGLDNSARNLASVWVHDVARDFARDLARGWARDWACGWASGWAHDVAHDSAHDLVRDKARDWARGRARGLAHGLARDWALDRTLPDHLDFVSIEAHHFSRAAARALIAHGETDTPEGHLLQAACRLSLHPNSDPRPLAQLLATYTGDPLWPALARHLTRQSTDDDRQLLIHLAQHPEERDPPLRWGLQYFIRGDIMHPDGTVTLLDDVSREFGFEPLPYLDEMPPELEI
- a CDS encoding sulfatase; the protein is MITRRHFLPALAAPAFAQNRASQNNGAKPNVLMIAVDDLNDWVGCLGGHPDARTPNLDRLAAKSVLFTNAHCAAPLCNPSRAAIMTGIRPSTSGVYDNNQPMRKSPVLKDAVTLTQHFRAGGYRVIGGGKIYHGAYPDPPSWDAYFPSQTKNKPNDPLPAKLPANGIPKTGHFDWGPVSEPDAKMGDYQVVDWALSEFAKKQSQPLFLACGLFRPHLPWHVPAKYFDLFPKEKIALPRVKQDDLDDIPPIGIKFAKPNGDHKSVVEHNQYREAVQGYLASIAFMDAQLGRLLDGFAKSPLAQNTIVALWSDHGWHLGEKLHWRKFTLWEEATRNVFMMNVPGLTQPGRCHRPVSMMDLYPTLTDLCGLPARKELEGVTLRPLLRNPQADRAIPAVTTYFRNNHSVRDERWRYVHYTDGGEELYDHSADPQEWTNLAQRSEYTAVKNDLARWLPEVNAVESVHERNGGE
- a CDS encoding RraA family protein, whose amino-acid sequence is MRKLLMAAGLAVAAGLAFQAQRKPAVPADPLLAGFARTTVASVSDAVDQITGQRGYMNHDMQARVAGRVVGRATTALLRPATPEQSTPATAIKHAVEMIDNAQPGQVGVIVVEDGIDMTGLGGLMATAASARGMAGMVIDGSIRDVGEIRSLGLPVYARGLIPATAVGRYLSVSRDEPVTCAGVAVKPGDIIVGGEDGVVVVPAARAREVLAKAREIDEKESKMAPFIQRFRSLTKAIESFNRI
- a CDS encoding SRPBCC family protein, encoding MRSYLLRCELKTRRSLAEAFAVFEDPRNLARITPPWLNFRITTAEEIVMRRGARIDYRIRWLGLPVAWSTLITDYEPPHRFIDFQDRGPYVLWRHLHSFTEDTDGTVVADEVRYVLPFGPLGWLAHSWKIGDQLIEIFQYRQRAIGDLLGEVTQVRPPLIVRAQPVTGDDIRRYRRMD